CTGTGTTCCTTGCTCAGGAGAGCGTGACTTTTCTCTGCCAGGTTTTGGGAGGCCGTGCCAGTGTTGTGTAACCCAGGCCTAGGCACAAGGGGGGGGATTGCTGGCTAATAGGTGCACAGTTCCAGCAGTCTTTGCCCCCCAGGGAGCCACTCCACAGCTGGGAGAGGGCGCAGTCTTTCACACgcagctgctgcagagctcaCAAGCGCATGCTCCGTCTCTGTATTAATGGAGCAGATCCTCCGCTGGTGCGAAGGGGCATATTGACTTCACTACAGCTCGGTCAATCGATGCCAGCGGAGGACCTGGCCTACCATTGCCAAAGCGCTGTGCTGTGGGAATGGAAAGCATGGTGATTATGCACCTATTCTGTCTCTCAAAAAGCTTTCAGGGGTTGCAATTTTCAGGCCATTGTTACTAAGAAGTTAGGAGATAATAGAGGACCCATTTCTCTGGGAATAACCTGGTATTTTTCTCGTCTGCTGTGCAAGGATAGGAGCATTCTGGGCTCGGTCTGGGCATTACGATGCAAAGCCCGAGGTGAATGCAGTGCTGTGGCTGGGCGCTGAAGCGCCCTCTGCGTTACAGCAGGGGCGTCAGGATTTTACTCTCCAGAAATCACAGCAAGGGAGGGTGCATGAGCAAACCTGGAGCCAAGCCCAGAACCGACTGGTGTAAACCAGCTTTTTTCCATTGCCTCTCAGGACGGGTCAGGATTCCTTCAAGCAGGTGGGGAAGAGACACCTGTGAGCAGGTCACTCTGTGCTCCTCCAGGTCAAGGAGTTCCAGGTCTGGCCCTGGGAGAGAGAGCTCCATGCCTGGCACGTAGCCAAGCACCTGTTAAAACAGCTGGTTACGGTGAGAGCTGTGTCAGCTGCAGCTCAAGCACATGCCTCTAGCTGCAGCTTCCACAGCACCGTTTAAAGCAAACAAGAGGAGAATCCAACATAGAaaaaggggtgaggggagggagcagaTGCACCTTTGAAGCCTCTGAAATCCAGAGGGATGAAGCAAGGAAACTCAGCGCCACCGTGAAAGACGCAGGCAGGCACTGCGGGCGAGAGAAGGAGACTCACACAGATGGGGAAGAGCCataggctgggactgagggtggattcagccagcagcagccctggctgGCGAATCAGTTCTGGGAAGATAATTTGTCTGCTTGCTAAGGCCTCCTCTGGGTCTTGGCTTGTTGCTGGGGCGAGACAGAAGGTACCTGCTCCAGGCGGAGTGGGATCCGTGACTTATTGCTGCCGTTTGCACTGGGGGCGTCACTGGGGTTGTAATGGATGTCAGATGCACAGCTCTGTgcaagaggggaaggggaagcctGGCTCGTCCGAGCTCCTCCCAGAATATCTAGTTCTTACATTATACCCTCTTCTTCTGCCCTCACTGACCCCCATTTTACACCGTCAGAGCCACTCCTCATTTACACCAGAGAATCAAGCCCCATCAGTCATGTTATCACTTCTGTCCAGCCCAGTGTACTTGGTGCCTCTCCCCATCCAACCCATTGAGCCTCGGACTGTGCTCTTCCCATGCGACCCGATAATCCAGCTCATCCAAGAGATACTTCCCTCCGGTTTGGCCCGGGTGCATCCCTCCCAGACAGCTCAGTGTGCCTGGCCCTAGCCTGCGTCTGATGATCAGTTCGGGCAAACATTTAAATCTGCGGCCCAGCCAAATGCCCAGCATTGCTGAAAGACTCAAAGAATGTCAATaaatgcctcctcctcctctgtgttTGAGTCCAGCCCTAGATGAGATTTTACACAGCATCCCCAGGCCAGAGCAAATCCTCTGCATGCGAAGAACATTTTCCTCCCTTTGACAAACAAGAGTAAGTGTCGAGTAGGGACTAATTCTGGCAGGCCTTTTCCAGCTCATATTTCTGTGACGCATCAGAGAGTATCCCAGAGTCCCGTGTGCCCTTTGAGTGTTATGTAGCCATTAATGCACATTTATATACATCTGCTCATGGGGGATTGTTATAGACTGAAGCACATGGGAGAACAGCATCAGCTCTGGAATATGGAGCAGGGCTATAGAGGTGGATTACTGCTAGCTCTAAGAACACTGTGGCGGTCCTGCCTCCTGCGGGTTGCATTTCTCTGCATCCCCATTGTGTCCTCTGAACAGCTTTGCAACGAGGGGTGCACAGGCCCTGAGAACAGGTTTGCAGAGGGGCGGTGCTAGAAATGGTTTGTTTATTCTTAGGTCCCAAGTCAGCAAGGCGCCTATGAAGCATacgaatagtcccattgactccagcggGGCTACTCGTGTGCTCCAAGTTAGATCCATCGGGGCCCGGTGGTGGGGAAATTGCTCCACAGCTGGTGACTCCAAGGACAGCCCTGAGGCTTGGGAGCCCTCTGCACTTGATTAGGGACCCAGCAAACCCACAGATACAGAGCTGTGCAGACCTGTCCATTTGTTAAGGGTTGTCACCACAGTTATGTCTAATGTGCTTTTGTAAAGCAGAATCTGAGATGCAAGGATTTGAAGTTAATTAAAGTCACTTTAGAACCTGATTATTggacatcctccccccagccaaaaCCCATCATCCCCACGGAGTTCTGTGCAGTGACCCAGCAAGCCTGTGGCTAGGGCTGGCCAGGAGGGCAAGATATCTAGTAAGGGAAGTTCCGTCCAAGGAAATGTTACTTGGGTTCAGTttccaagccccctcccctccctgtgtccATCTTTCTAACGAGCTCCCTCTCCTTAGCCTGAAGACCAGCCTGCAGAAGAAGCTGAGCCAGGACTCCATGGATTTATCAGGGATTCCCCTGACCATGCGGGATGTCCACCGCATGGCCTATTACCTACAGAATAACGGGGACAATCTCACTGCGGTGGACCTGAGCTTCACCGAGATGACCGACGACATGGTGCGCCTGCTCCTGCCCTTTTTCTGGGCGCTGCCCAAACTCACTCACCTTTCCCTCAGCGGCAACCGGCTGACCCGAGCCACCATGAAGGAGCTGACGGACACCATGAAGGACATGAACAAGTTCCCGTGCTTGGCCTGGATAGACCTCGGCAACAACGTGGACGTCTCctccatgccccagcctttgCTGGTGGGCCTACGCAAGCGCCTCAGCCAGCAGACCACGCTGCCCACCATCTACGAGTCCCTCGACTGCGATGCCGAGCTGCCCGGCGGCCACGAGGCCAGCcgccaggagggggaggggcgtgtGGCTGAAGACAAGGACACCCCATGTGacttcccccagcagtgctgcGAGAGGTGATTCGGCAGCAGGCCTTAGCTGTCGGACAGACGCCGTGGCAAGGCGAGCTCGGAGTACAAACACAATGCAGAAGGCCAGCTTCACCGGCTTCCTCTGGCGCTTCTCTTGCCTTCAATGACATCCCAGACTTGCCGTGTTCTCAGTGAaagcctgcctcccccccccccacagccaaaCCGATCACCCCCATTCCAAACAGGAAGCTGATACTCACAGTGAACCTGGCCTCGGAGCAGGAGCTCATTGGAAGATGGGAACTGAGCTGTAGGATTCGGCATATTCCCCAGAGGCTATTGAGGAGAGCAGTGGGGGAGGAAAAACCTAAACAAAAAGCAACGTCTCCTCCTAGGTTATTTCCTGTCTTCCTTTTCCTCCTTGTCCTGTCATTGCTGGGGCCTGAGACCTGGAGTTGTGAGGTGGGAGCTGCCCCAAGGGTCGAGGGTCTGTCGGGCTTTGCTGAATGCATCAGAGACTGGAGTCAGAGCCCAGCAGAGCGTGTCTTCCCCTTGAGCCTGGCTCAATATGTTTTTTTCATTGTGTGATTTGTATTAATGTCCAAACAAAGGGAATTGGAATCAGAGGCCCAACAGTGTGCAGGCCGGGGAGGACACGTGACATGGAATTGCAGTGTCAGGATATTTAGGGGCAGGGTACGTGTGTGCATTGGTGGGGGCGTtgattggggggggcaggggacaaaGGGAGGGAATAGGCATTCCGTGTGGATTAACATGATCGGTTTTACAAACTGTGCTTTTGTACAAAACCAACAAATCAAAACCAAAAGACAGGAGGGGGGAAAAGCTCACAGAAAAGTCCATTATGGTGGGAGCTAAGGGGCGAGATGTGGCAAAGCCGCTGGGCCCAGCCCAAACTGCAGCAGAACTTTGGGTTGCTCCTTGTTAGACATGCCGTGCATCTGACCATCTGTACCCAGGGTTTCTTAATATTATAGATATGATGGGAACGGTCGAGTCACCATTACTAACACCATCCAGGAAACCCAACCAGCGATGCAAGATTCCCAGTGTTTTCCACATTGTCATGCTGTATGTGAACACAATAAACGGTTCTCTTGGACATGAGAGT
The Mauremys mutica isolate MM-2020 ecotype Southern chromosome 16, ASM2049712v1, whole genome shotgun sequence genome window above contains:
- the LRRC75B gene encoding leucine-rich repeat-containing protein 75B, whose translation is MGSRLSRQSSLEEESASGEDSCPRLARKQPHRRVETNRGDFQFASLILNSEKLSGVLRKNNPAPYVRRVGWIREIQATIREHKREHAVHILRLLRKDLGLEGTCLSEVLYKNATFLNLVDPISHDLLMNLARDLQCPKKEYDPWKSADRICRQLIYHLSPHSTWHRHGMPRRKSQACLKTSLQKKLSQDSMDLSGIPLTMRDVHRMAYYLQNNGDNLTAVDLSFTEMTDDMVRLLLPFFWALPKLTHLSLSGNRLTRATMKELTDTMKDMNKFPCLAWIDLGNNVDVSSMPQPLLVGLRKRLSQQTTLPTIYESLDCDAELPGGHEASRQEGEGRVAEDKDTPCDFPQQCCER